Proteins found in one Labeo rohita strain BAU-BD-2019 chromosome 11, IGBB_LRoh.1.0, whole genome shotgun sequence genomic segment:
- the fbxo2 gene encoding F-box only protein 2, whose translation MPGNLLKNPNGDEELEHWELIENGGDQWRTDDMPGDCGHGFGDESVTKYFSTSFEPCLKRQVIDLLAEGYDPENLDNAQPAVHVEDWYCSRTDCGCIYKLTVSLLDENQEVISRFKPNNVTLNPDFHDCSWKQVSHTFTNYGPGLRFISFEHGGQDTKYWKGWFGVRVTGSSVTIDL comes from the exons ATGCCTGGAAACCTCTTAAAAAATCCTAATGGAGATG AGGAACTGGAACACTGGGAGCTGATAGAGAATGGAGGCGATCAATGGCGGACCGATGACATGCCGGGGGATTGCGGACATGGTTTCGGTGATGAATCAGTCACTAAATACTTCAGCACCTCTTTTGA ACCATGTCTAAAAAGACAAGTTATTGATTTGCTAGCAGAAGGTTATGACCCTGAAAATTTAGATAATGCACAGCCAGCGGTGCATGTGGAGGACTG GTACTGCAGCCGAACAGACTGTGGGTGTATTTATAAGCTCACTGTGTCTCTGCTTGATGAAAACCAAGAGGTCATCTCCAGATTTAAGCCAAATAATGTGACCCTTAACCCTGACTTTCACGACTGCTCTTGGAAACAG GTGAGCCACACTTTCACAAATTACGGTCCAGGCCTTCGCTTCATCTCTTTTGAACATGGCGGTCAAGATACCAAGTATTGGAAGGGCTGGTTTGGAGTGAGAGTGACTGGAAGCTCTGTTACCATAGACCTCTAA
- the svbp gene encoding small vasohibin-binding protein — protein sequence MEPACRKDKQKQQTPTRGDRTKQKSAQQELKQRQRAEIYALNKVMTELEQQQFEAFCKQMQSQAE from the exons ATGGAGCCAGCCTGTcgaaaagacaaacaaaagcaGCAAACACCAACCCGTGGAGACAGAACCAAACAGAAATCAGCTCAGCAGGAGCTGAAGCAAAGACAAAGAGCAGAG ATTTACGCCCTGAACAAAGTCATGACTGAACTTGAACAGCAGCAGTTTGAGGCCTTCTGCAAGCAGATGCAGTCACAAGCCGAATGA